The following are encoded together in the Pseudoalteromonas piscicida genome:
- a CDS encoding ACT domain-containing protein, with the protein MSKQTLQLLKQEFTIHSLDCDDAVPQAVLDSDIFFIAKTEDELSIVCASDIAVSSLAAESHWRALEVVGPLGFSLTGIMANISGVLAKSNVSIFTLSTYDTDYILVKESQIQQAMQALKKDGYLLL; encoded by the coding sequence ATGTCAAAGCAAACGCTGCAACTACTCAAACAAGAATTTACGATACACAGCCTTGATTGCGATGACGCCGTTCCGCAAGCGGTGTTAGACAGTGACATCTTTTTTATTGCCAAAACTGAGGATGAATTATCTATCGTCTGCGCATCAGATATCGCAGTCAGTAGCCTCGCAGCTGAAAGCCATTGGAGAGCATTAGAAGTTGTTGGCCCGCTGGGGTTTTCGCTAACGGGGATTATGGCCAATATTTCTGGTGTGCTAGCAAAATCAAACGTCTCTATTTTTACCTTATCAACATATGATACCGATTACATTCTGGTAAAAGAAAGCCAAATCCAGCAGGCGATGCAAGCGCTTAAAAAAGATGGGTATTTATTACTTTGA
- a CDS encoding M15 family metallopeptidase, producing the protein MPSNYNLTSAECSACGVNESHLAFYHGRHVHSAIVSDLDALSQAAKKAGFEFYMASAYRGFERQKTIWNSKFAMRRPVFDITNQEIELSSLSDIDKVKAIMLFSALPGASRHHLGTDLDVFAKNLVPKGQSLQLEPWEYQQNGHQHEFSLWLDAHLATFGFYRPYDCYRGGVAEEPWHISHQLTASKLATLQSVDALDAVLKRSDIKGKGAILANLSALHQQFIINVAQP; encoded by the coding sequence TTGCCTAGTAACTATAATCTTACAAGCGCTGAATGTAGCGCTTGTGGTGTCAACGAATCACATCTGGCTTTTTACCATGGTCGCCATGTGCATAGCGCCATAGTTTCTGATCTTGATGCCCTCTCACAAGCTGCAAAAAAAGCAGGTTTTGAGTTTTACATGGCGTCCGCATATCGAGGATTTGAAAGGCAAAAAACGATTTGGAATAGCAAGTTTGCGATGCGCCGCCCTGTTTTTGATATCACTAACCAAGAGATAGAACTGAGCAGTCTCTCAGACATCGACAAAGTAAAAGCAATTATGTTGTTCTCCGCCCTACCAGGTGCTAGTCGCCACCACTTGGGTACTGATTTGGATGTATTCGCCAAAAACCTCGTACCGAAAGGACAATCACTTCAACTAGAACCATGGGAATACCAGCAAAATGGGCATCAGCACGAATTTTCGCTGTGGCTTGATGCGCATTTAGCAACTTTTGGTTTCTACCGGCCTTATGACTGTTATCGTGGGGGAGTTGCTGAGGAACCGTGGCATATTAGCCACCAGCTAACGGCATCAAAGCTTGCCACGCTGCAATCCGTTGATGCGCTTGATGCCGTGCTTAAACGCAGCGATATCAAAGGTAAAGGCGCAATACTGGCGAACCTAAGCGCGCTACATCAGCAATTTATTATTAATGTAGCGCAGCCATAA
- a CDS encoding ArsC family reductase — protein sequence MTIIMYGISNCDTIKKAKKYLQDNNIEFTFHDYRKDGLDEALLTSFIDQLGWENVLNKRGTTYRALSEEQKLSLDAQSAKQHLLAAPAMIKRPILQHQGQYHLGFKAAQYDEIFA from the coding sequence ATGACAATCATCATGTATGGGATCAGCAACTGCGATACCATTAAAAAAGCCAAAAAATATCTTCAAGACAACAATATCGAATTCACCTTTCACGACTACCGCAAAGATGGATTAGACGAAGCATTACTCACCTCCTTTATTGATCAACTTGGTTGGGAAAACGTGCTAAACAAACGCGGAACTACTTACCGAGCGCTTAGTGAAGAACAAAAGCTGAGTCTTGATGCGCAGTCGGCGAAACAACATCTCTTGGCGGCGCCAGCCATGATAAAACGCCCTATTTTACAGCATCAAGGTCAATATCACTTAGGTTTTAAAGCTGCACAATACGACGAGATTTTTGCCTAA
- a CDS encoding NAD(P)-dependent oxidoreductase, producing the protein MSVKVAFIGLGVMGYPMAGHLQKAGYQVTVYNRTTSKAEKWAAEYAGNFAVTPKDAATDCDFVFMCVGNDDDLRSVVYGESGVLAGVKPGAVIVDHTTTSAKVAREIAQEAKKLQVEFLDAPVSGGQAGAENGVLTVMVGGDESTFIKVQPIMAAFARFSQLIGEVGAGQLCKMVNQICIAGVVQGLAEGLHFAKKAGLDGEKVIETIAKGAAGSWQMENRYKTMLAGEYNFGFAVDWMRKDLGIALDESRSNGANLALTALVDQYYADVQALGGNRFDTSSLLARLDAIHDKKNNAFSF; encoded by the coding sequence ATGTCAGTGAAAGTCGCATTTATAGGATTAGGTGTCATGGGTTACCCGATGGCTGGGCATTTGCAAAAGGCAGGTTACCAAGTCACGGTATACAATCGAACCACCAGCAAAGCCGAAAAATGGGCAGCTGAGTATGCTGGCAACTTTGCAGTTACACCTAAAGATGCAGCGACTGACTGTGATTTTGTGTTTATGTGTGTTGGCAATGATGATGATTTACGCTCAGTCGTATATGGCGAAAGTGGTGTATTAGCGGGAGTAAAGCCGGGAGCGGTGATAGTTGACCATACTACAACGTCTGCAAAAGTTGCCCGTGAAATAGCGCAAGAAGCCAAGAAATTACAAGTTGAATTTCTTGATGCCCCTGTATCTGGAGGTCAGGCCGGTGCAGAGAATGGCGTGTTGACGGTGATGGTAGGTGGAGACGAAAGTACTTTTATTAAAGTACAACCAATCATGGCCGCGTTTGCTCGTTTTAGCCAATTAATTGGAGAGGTTGGTGCTGGGCAGTTGTGTAAAATGGTCAATCAGATTTGTATCGCGGGCGTGGTGCAAGGGCTCGCAGAAGGTTTGCACTTTGCTAAGAAAGCAGGTCTTGATGGTGAAAAGGTGATTGAAACTATCGCCAAAGGTGCTGCTGGCTCTTGGCAGATGGAGAATCGTTATAAAACTATGTTAGCGGGTGAATATAACTTTGGTTTTGCTGTCGATTGGATGAGAAAAGATTTAGGCATTGCGCTAGACGAGTCGAGAAGTAACGGTGCAAATTTGGCGCTTACAGCTTTAGTGGACCAATATTATGCGGATGTTCAAGCGCTGGGCGGCAACCGTTTTGATACCTCAAGCCTACTGGCAAGGCTTGATGCTATCCACGACAAAAAAAATAACGCTTTTAGTTTCTAA
- the pta gene encoding phosphate acetyltransferase, with product MGRRIMLIPISTGVGLTSVSVGIVRALEQKAVKVNFFKPIAQPRKDEIGPEKSTLIVQQGSTIAPPTPFELSYAEQMIGDGKGDDLLEEIVERFEGTVQDDEVAIIEGMVPTRRQPYAGRVNREIAQTLGADIVFVLTPGNDSIDELEDRLEIAAGNYGGVNHPRVLGCIFNKVNAPLDEDGRARADLVDQYKPEELENEMNRLASLPIFRKHPFQLLGAIPWDFDLVAPRVIDLSNYLKAEIINAGDMEHRRLRRVTFCARTVSNILNHFTPGALLVTPGDRSDILVAACLSAMNGTKIGAILLTGGFKPEEKIMTLCEQAMDTGLPILATEADTWRTSLLLHNFNMEVPSDDEQRIERVKQHNARHIDGEWLESLAKGVAKTRKLSPPAFRYLLTDLARRASKTIVLPEGNEPRTIKAAAICGARNIAKTVLLGDREEIERIAQQQGVELNENVTILSPEEELQKYIAPMVELRKNKGLTEVVAAEQLQDNVVLGTMMLAEGQVDGLVSGAVNTTANTIRPPLQLIKTAPGASLVSSVFFMLLPDQVLVYGDCAINPDPTAEQLADIAIQSADSAAAFGIEPRVAMISYSTGTSGQGADVEKVRQATEIAQKKRPDLDIDGPLQYDAAIMENVARKKAPNSKVAGKATVFVFPDLNTGNTTYKAVQRSAELVSIGPMLQGMRKPVNDLSRGALVDDIVYTIALTAIQATQIEE from the coding sequence ATGGGTCGTCGTATTATGCTCATTCCCATTTCAACTGGCGTTGGTTTGACGTCGGTATCTGTGGGAATAGTCCGAGCACTGGAACAAAAAGCAGTAAAAGTAAACTTCTTTAAGCCCATTGCGCAGCCTCGTAAAGATGAAATCGGCCCCGAAAAGTCGACGCTTATCGTTCAGCAAGGCTCTACTATTGCCCCACCCACGCCTTTTGAGCTGAGCTACGCTGAGCAAATGATAGGTGATGGTAAAGGTGATGACCTGTTAGAAGAAATAGTGGAGCGCTTTGAGGGCACAGTACAAGACGATGAAGTTGCCATCATTGAAGGGATGGTTCCTACACGTCGTCAACCATACGCTGGCCGTGTCAACCGCGAGATTGCGCAAACATTGGGTGCAGATATCGTGTTTGTCTTAACTCCGGGTAATGACTCTATCGACGAACTTGAAGACCGCTTAGAAATTGCTGCTGGCAATTATGGCGGTGTAAACCACCCTCGCGTGTTGGGCTGCATTTTCAATAAAGTGAATGCGCCGCTGGATGAAGATGGCAGAGCGCGTGCCGATCTGGTTGATCAATACAAACCAGAAGAGCTTGAAAACGAAATGAATCGTTTGGCATCCCTGCCTATTTTCAGAAAGCACCCATTTCAGCTTTTAGGTGCGATCCCATGGGACTTTGATTTAGTGGCGCCGCGCGTTATCGACTTAAGCAATTATTTAAAAGCCGAAATCATCAATGCCGGTGATATGGAGCACCGTCGTCTTCGCCGTGTTACTTTCTGTGCCAGAACGGTATCGAATATTCTTAACCACTTTACGCCAGGCGCCCTGTTGGTTACTCCTGGCGATCGCTCGGATATCCTCGTCGCAGCGTGTTTATCAGCCATGAATGGCACTAAAATTGGCGCCATATTGTTAACTGGTGGATTCAAACCAGAAGAGAAGATCATGACCTTATGTGAGCAAGCCATGGATACAGGTTTGCCCATCCTCGCGACTGAGGCTGATACTTGGCGCACCTCTTTGCTTTTACACAATTTCAATATGGAAGTGCCAAGCGATGATGAGCAGCGCATCGAGCGCGTAAAACAGCATAACGCCCGCCACATCGATGGCGAGTGGCTAGAAAGTTTGGCCAAAGGGGTCGCAAAAACCCGTAAACTTTCACCCCCTGCGTTTCGTTATCTACTGACTGATTTAGCTAGACGCGCTAGCAAAACCATTGTGCTGCCAGAAGGTAATGAGCCTAGGACAATTAAGGCGGCGGCTATTTGTGGTGCGCGAAACATCGCTAAAACCGTGCTACTTGGAGACAGAGAAGAGATTGAACGTATCGCCCAGCAGCAAGGTGTTGAGCTTAATGAGAACGTGACTATCTTATCTCCGGAAGAAGAGCTGCAAAAGTACATTGCGCCTATGGTTGAGCTACGTAAAAACAAAGGCCTGACTGAGGTTGTTGCGGCAGAGCAACTGCAAGATAACGTCGTTCTAGGCACCATGATGTTAGCCGAAGGCCAAGTGGATGGCTTGGTATCTGGTGCGGTAAATACCACCGCCAATACTATTCGTCCACCACTGCAACTAATCAAAACGGCGCCTGGCGCGTCGTTAGTGAGCTCGGTATTTTTCATGTTGCTACCGGACCAAGTGTTAGTATATGGCGACTGTGCAATTAACCCAGATCCAACGGCAGAGCAGTTAGCAGATATCGCTATTCAATCTGCAGATTCCGCTGCAGCATTCGGCATTGAGCCTCGCGTAGCCATGATCAGCTACAGCACAGGAACATCTGGACAAGGTGCGGATGTTGAAAAAGTGCGTCAAGCCACTGAGATTGCGCAAAAGAAACGTCCTGATCTCGATATTGACGGCCCGCTGCAATACGACGCCGCCATAATGGAAAACGTCGCACGTAAAAAAGCGCCCAACAGCAAGGTCGCAGGTAAAGCAACTGTATTTGTCTTTCCAGATCTAAATACAGGTAACACCACATACAAAGCGGTACAGCGAAGCGCTGAACTTGTCAGCATAGGACCTATGTTGCAAGGTATGCGTAAACCAGTTAACGACCTAAGCCGCGGTGCTTTGGTTGATGACATTGTCTACACCATTGCGTTGACTGCTATTCAAGCAACACAAATCGAAGAGTAG
- a CDS encoding MlaC/ttg2D family ABC transporter substrate-binding protein, translated as MKKLLVIFSFLVFSGFAFANDTPYELINQVGDKLFTDIKTVNQDGKATETQMKGIVRSRLMPHIDVKFVSFKLLGKHIKGLKRDEAIEFIGAVDNYLVATYANALLQYKGQDVLFEELPISDGADFATVKVVIREQSKPDIDMHFKFRQSKDGDWKVYDMVAEGISLLSAKQKEITMRISEVGLAQVTAELKSKA; from the coding sequence ATGAAAAAGTTACTTGTTATTTTCAGTTTTCTCGTCTTCTCAGGCTTCGCTTTTGCGAATGACACACCTTATGAATTAATTAACCAAGTTGGCGATAAGCTATTTACTGACATAAAAACGGTTAATCAAGATGGCAAGGCAACTGAAACTCAGATGAAGGGTATAGTACGTAGTCGTTTGATGCCACACATTGACGTAAAGTTTGTATCTTTTAAATTGCTTGGTAAACATATCAAAGGGTTAAAAAGAGACGAAGCCATTGAGTTTATCGGTGCAGTTGATAACTATCTTGTAGCTACTTATGCCAACGCGCTTTTGCAGTACAAAGGTCAAGACGTGTTGTTTGAAGAATTACCGATTTCTGATGGTGCTGATTTTGCGACGGTCAAGGTAGTAATAAGAGAGCAATCAAAACCGGATATAGATATGCATTTTAAGTTTCGTCAAAGCAAAGATGGAGACTGGAAAGTGTATGACATGGTTGCTGAAGGTATTTCTCTATTGAGTGCTAAGCAAAAAGAAATCACGATGAGAATTTCAGAAGTAGGTTTGGCTCAGGTTACGGCTGAATTGAAGAGTAAAGCATAA
- the dapE gene encoding succinyl-diaminopimelate desuccinylase, translating to MSEVVKLAQALIQRASVTPDDAGCQQLMNERLAKLGFTIEEHFFVDTLNTWARKGDSGPHFCFAGHTDVVPVGDESQWQHPPFAAVIENDMLHGRGAADMKGSLAAMLVATERFIEKHPNHKGSLSFLITSDEEGPFVNGTTRVVDLLEARDEKIDMCLVGEPSSRHELGDVVKNGRRGSLTGHLKVIGKQGHVAYPHLAKNPIHSSAAAIAELSQTEWDRGNAFFPATSFQVSNINGGTGAGNVIPGSLQVQFNFRFSTEVTADELKQRVIAILDKHQLDYELNWILNGLPFLTEPGPLLDVTIAAIKEVTGRQTIPETSGGTSDGRFIAQTGCKVIELGPINATIHQVDECVSCKDLDQLALVYEKILEKLLA from the coding sequence ATGAGCGAAGTAGTTAAGCTCGCACAGGCCCTGATCCAAAGGGCATCTGTTACACCGGATGATGCAGGCTGCCAACAATTAATGAATGAACGCTTGGCAAAGCTTGGCTTTACCATCGAAGAGCACTTCTTTGTTGACACTCTCAATACTTGGGCACGAAAAGGCGACAGCGGACCGCACTTTTGCTTTGCTGGACATACAGATGTGGTACCTGTTGGTGACGAGAGTCAATGGCAACACCCGCCATTTGCCGCAGTGATTGAAAATGACATGTTACATGGCCGAGGTGCTGCAGACATGAAAGGTTCGCTTGCTGCAATGCTCGTTGCAACGGAGAGGTTTATCGAAAAGCACCCAAACCACAAAGGGTCATTGTCTTTTTTGATAACCTCTGATGAGGAAGGCCCTTTCGTGAACGGCACAACTCGAGTGGTGGATTTATTAGAAGCCCGCGACGAAAAAATTGATATGTGCTTGGTCGGTGAGCCTTCATCGCGTCATGAGCTCGGCGACGTAGTAAAAAATGGTCGTCGCGGTTCACTTACCGGACACCTAAAAGTGATTGGTAAACAAGGTCACGTTGCTTACCCTCACCTTGCTAAAAACCCCATCCACTCATCTGCAGCTGCGATTGCTGAACTCAGTCAAACCGAGTGGGATAGAGGTAATGCGTTTTTCCCGGCAACCAGCTTCCAAGTTTCTAATATCAATGGCGGAACAGGGGCTGGCAATGTGATACCAGGCTCCCTACAAGTACAGTTTAACTTTCGCTTTAGCACTGAAGTGACAGCCGATGAGCTCAAACAGCGTGTAATTGCTATTCTAGACAAGCATCAGCTCGATTATGAACTTAATTGGATACTAAATGGTTTACCGTTTTTAACTGAGCCAGGTCCATTGCTCGATGTGACGATTGCAGCCATCAAAGAAGTGACGGGTAGGCAAACCATACCCGAAACATCGGGTGGCACGTCGGATGGCCGATTTATTGCCCAAACTGGATGTAAGGTGATTGAGCTTGGCCCAATCAATGCCACTATACATCAAGTCGATGAATGCGTGAGTTGCAAAGACCTAGATCAATTAGCCTTAGTCTATGAAAAGATCTTGGAGAAGTTACTTGCCTAG
- a CDS encoding PTS glucose transporter subunit IIA, translated as MIELSPQVQYRPISQIANPIAHIPSPFSGKVLPLSTHPNAAIASGMLGMGVCVQMHVPLLLSPCNGKLIQIRKDNCEYILHANNGLKMLLSLEVGHEFAKPEYLKANCFGKTIVKLGEPLCFYDIPLSEAKTMAAIVLLNAQKLGACYYPLKQVSAAKEPIITIARACAL; from the coding sequence TTGATTGAACTATCACCACAAGTCCAATATCGGCCAATATCCCAAATCGCGAATCCTATTGCGCATATTCCAAGTCCTTTTTCTGGTAAAGTATTACCGCTAAGTACGCATCCAAACGCAGCGATTGCGTCAGGTATGTTAGGGATGGGTGTTTGCGTGCAAATGCACGTGCCTTTGTTGCTATCTCCTTGTAACGGAAAACTCATTCAGATCAGAAAAGATAACTGTGAATACATTCTACACGCCAATAACGGCTTAAAAATGTTACTGAGCTTAGAAGTCGGTCATGAATTTGCCAAACCTGAATACCTTAAAGCAAACTGCTTTGGCAAAACCATAGTAAAGCTTGGAGAGCCGCTATGCTTTTATGATATTCCTCTCAGCGAAGCAAAAACCATGGCCGCCATTGTGCTACTCAATGCACAAAAGCTTGGTGCATGTTATTATCCTTTAAAACAAGTATCTGCGGCCAAAGAGCCGATAATCACAATTGCAAGGGCGTGTGCTTTATGA
- a CDS encoding alcohol dehydrogenase catalytic domain-containing protein → MMKAVRFNHINGLTFEQGEINLPEATDDQVLIKVEHVGLSFIDTKVANCPCEETPNRVFGVDAVGVVEKACKTGFPEPGTRVFWHGDIREQGTMSEFALVPSHALTVLPKNVDGKLASAVIAPAMCALIALFKLQLNVGDTVLIESAHHPVGQMAIQFAKQLGLGWWHLPSSNIKSCLKSWVRI, encoded by the coding sequence ATGATGAAAGCAGTCCGATTCAATCACATAAATGGACTTACCTTCGAGCAGGGAGAAATTAATTTACCTGAGGCAACGGATGATCAGGTTTTGATCAAAGTTGAACACGTTGGTTTAAGCTTTATCGATACGAAAGTGGCCAATTGTCCCTGTGAAGAAACACCGAATAGAGTGTTTGGTGTGGATGCTGTGGGGGTTGTTGAAAAAGCGTGCAAAACGGGATTCCCTGAGCCTGGTACACGGGTTTTTTGGCATGGTGACATTCGAGAGCAAGGCACGATGAGCGAATTTGCTTTGGTGCCAAGTCATGCACTCACTGTATTGCCAAAAAATGTAGATGGTAAGTTGGCTTCAGCAGTGATCGCGCCTGCTATGTGTGCTTTGATTGCGTTATTTAAGCTGCAATTAAATGTTGGTGATACGGTTTTAATCGAATCTGCTCATCATCCGGTAGGGCAAATGGCAATACAATTTGCGAAACAATTGGGTCTGGGGTGGTGGCATCTTCCGAGTTCAAACATAAAAAGCTGCTTGAAAAGCTGGGTGCGGATCTAG
- a CDS encoding glutathione peroxidase — MENIYRFSAQLIDGQVLPLQSLAGRPLLIVNIASKCSFAPQLSALEKLYSKYKPFGFEVLAFPCNQFGRNEPLEDEMLKEFYNTHFNLSFKICTKTQVNGPDAHPLFSYLKSHTRGIAQNRAIKWNFTKFLINSEGMLISRYAPRTKPETLKSVIESHINHENRPIQFAKL, encoded by the coding sequence ATGGAGAATATTTATCGTTTTAGTGCACAACTTATTGATGGCCAAGTTTTGCCATTGCAGTCTCTGGCGGGAAGACCGCTATTGATCGTTAACATTGCGAGTAAATGTAGCTTTGCTCCGCAACTGTCTGCACTTGAAAAGCTGTACAGCAAATATAAACCTTTTGGGTTTGAAGTATTAGCTTTTCCTTGTAACCAGTTCGGTCGCAATGAACCACTTGAAGATGAAATGCTTAAAGAGTTTTACAATACGCATTTTAATTTGAGCTTTAAGATCTGTACTAAGACACAAGTCAACGGACCTGATGCACACCCATTATTTAGCTACTTAAAATCTCATACCCGTGGTATCGCGCAAAACCGCGCAATTAAATGGAATTTTACAAAGTTTCTAATAAACTCTGAAGGCATGTTAATATCTCGATATGCCCCAAGAACTAAACCAGAAACGCTAAAGTCAGTGATAGAGAGCCACATTAATCATGAGAATCGCCCTATTCAGTTCGCAAAACTATGA
- a CDS encoding 2-hydroxyacid dehydrogenase, with protein sequence MRIALFSSQNYEVPFFEQAVNTYSELDISFISESLNEKTVSLCQHYDAVCVFVNDTVNAQVIDKLADYGVKTIALRCAGFNNVDIQQAKQRDIKVVRVPAYSPEAVAEHCIALMLTLSRKTHKAYNRVREDNFDLNGLLGFNIYNKTVGIIGCGKIGQALVSILNGFGANVLVYDPNIGEGPYTLVSLDILLAQSDIISLHCPLNEYTHHIIDDAAFAKMKAGVMLINTSRGALLDSKACIAALKSKRLGYLGLDVYEQESELFFKNHSEEIIQDDVFSRLVSFPNVLVTGHQGFFTKEALKQIATITCENLDAARLEQPLINQIV encoded by the coding sequence ATGAGAATCGCCCTATTCAGTTCGCAAAACTATGAAGTGCCGTTTTTTGAGCAAGCCGTAAATACCTACTCAGAACTTGATATAAGCTTTATTAGTGAGTCACTCAATGAAAAAACGGTTTCGCTGTGTCAGCACTATGACGCGGTTTGTGTATTTGTAAACGATACTGTAAATGCACAAGTGATTGATAAACTGGCTGACTATGGCGTTAAAACCATCGCCCTACGCTGCGCAGGTTTCAATAACGTTGATATTCAACAGGCAAAACAGCGTGACATAAAGGTTGTCCGTGTTCCAGCCTACAGCCCAGAAGCGGTTGCAGAACACTGTATCGCGTTGATGCTAACGCTCAGCCGCAAGACACATAAGGCCTACAATCGAGTTCGAGAAGATAATTTTGATCTCAACGGCTTACTCGGTTTTAATATTTATAATAAAACGGTTGGTATCATCGGCTGTGGCAAAATTGGCCAAGCCTTAGTCAGTATCTTAAACGGCTTTGGTGCCAATGTGCTGGTTTATGACCCAAACATTGGAGAAGGCCCCTATACTTTGGTCTCTCTAGATATCTTACTAGCACAATCGGATATTATTAGCTTGCACTGTCCGCTTAATGAATATACTCATCATATTATTGATGATGCTGCGTTTGCCAAAATGAAAGCGGGTGTGATGCTTATTAACACCAGTAGAGGCGCGCTGTTAGATAGCAAAGCCTGTATCGCCGCGCTCAAGTCTAAACGCCTCGGTTACCTCGGCTTAGACGTGTATGAGCAAGAGTCAGAGCTATTTTTTAAAAACCACAGTGAAGAAATAATTCAAGACGATGTTTTCTCGCGTTTGGTCAGCTTCCCCAATGTACTGGTTACTGGACATCAAGGGTTTTTTACCAAAGAAGCACTAAAACAAATTGCAACAATAACCTGTGAAAACCTCGACGCAGCAAGACTGGAACAGCCGTTGATAAACCAAATCGTCTGA
- a CDS encoding LysR substrate-binding domain-containing protein, which yields MDISSRLLIFLDVVERGSFASAAQLRNIDRSVISKQMTKLEEELGVRLMNRTTRSFSLTSAGSEMVKKAEELRLLLNDTQRIAQNYHTEPKGLLKIASSTVVGRRYVQPVINDFQKRFPHVEVELRLEDRLVDLVGEGFDLAFRVGEPKDSSLIARRIARNRLLILASPTFLKTHGTPSSLEALSELPAATYASDALRFTSITYQDEQGIEQQMPVRSIFRTNDGDTLMESVLSGTCYIVAPAFLVGKEITEGKLQPILTNTKLVDFAAMYALYPHRDLPVRTRLFLDAFRAYIGEETPIWETEIPGFEQMYGFVPPKPMLTF from the coding sequence ATGGATATTAGCAGCAGATTATTAATCTTTTTAGACGTTGTGGAACGTGGCTCCTTTGCCAGTGCGGCGCAACTGAGAAACATTGATCGTTCTGTCATTTCTAAGCAGATGACTAAGCTAGAAGAAGAACTCGGTGTGAGATTAATGAATCGTACAACTCGTTCTTTCTCGCTCACCTCTGCAGGTTCAGAGATGGTAAAAAAAGCGGAAGAGCTAAGGCTGCTGCTAAACGATACTCAACGCATCGCACAGAATTATCACACCGAACCTAAAGGTTTGCTTAAAATTGCCAGCTCTACCGTGGTGGGCCGACGCTATGTGCAACCTGTTATTAATGACTTTCAGAAACGTTTTCCTCATGTAGAGGTTGAGCTTAGGCTTGAAGACAGACTCGTGGACTTAGTGGGTGAAGGCTTTGATTTAGCTTTTCGTGTCGGCGAGCCTAAAGATTCATCGCTTATCGCTCGCAGAATTGCACGCAATCGATTATTGATATTAGCAAGCCCAACGTTCCTAAAAACGCATGGCACACCAAGTTCGCTTGAGGCGCTCAGCGAATTACCTGCTGCAACCTACGCCAGTGATGCATTAAGGTTTACCAGTATCACCTATCAAGACGAGCAAGGCATCGAACAACAAATGCCTGTAAGGAGTATCTTTAGAACCAATGATGGAGATACATTGATGGAAAGTGTACTGTCTGGTACCTGTTATATTGTTGCACCCGCCTTTCTAGTCGGCAAAGAAATTACTGAAGGCAAATTACAACCCATTTTAACTAATACTAAACTAGTTGATTTTGCTGCGATGTATGCGCTCTACCCTCATCGTGATTTACCGGTCAGAACACGGCTCTTTTTAGATGCATTCAGGGCATATATCGGTGAAGAGACACCAATATGGGAAACAGAGATCCCTGGATTTGAGCAAATGTATGGCTTCGTCCCACCAAAACCCATGTTAACCTTCTAG